Genomic segment of Panicum virgatum strain AP13 chromosome 2K, P.virgatum_v5, whole genome shotgun sequence:
TTGCATCATTGAGAGCGCCAGAACATTTTTGCATCATTCAGAGCGCCGAAGGTTTCTCTAGATTGCAGTACTGgcttttgctgttttttttttatctttcttaCTTTCTCCTTGTTTTTTCACCGGCCGAGCATAAAACCTTCAAGTGGACCATTAACGGCTTCTCCTCCCTTCTAGACAAGGGTGCAGGATGGACATGCTCCAGCGTGTTTGAGTTCATGGGCATGAAATGGTACGGTTTTGATACTGCTATTGTTGCATTGCTTAGTTCCTACAACTAGAACTGCTCAGATTGACTTTGGTTTAAATCCTGCCTGAAAAACTGAATGGCTTCAGAAGTCTAGCCAACAATGAAACGCCAGGTTTTTGTAAAATCTCCCCAAACTTGTTAAGGGTTGGTCATAATTTCCATGgaaactttttttttcgaaCGGTCaacggggggaggggggagggggagggaatcACCACCTGAATGTATATTGATAATGAATCAACAGCCCCGTTTTTAGGGAAAAACGAGGCAAAACCCCTTCGTCCAATTAATTATGGGAAACCGGACTAAAACTATACAACGGCAGCCCAAGCACATGGGCGAGACTGTAGCTTGtccacaaaaaagaaaaacaacaaagGCCCTAGCACAAGGGCAAAATGTGGCACAACCACAAATACAGCAGGTAGGACAAGGAGACTACAACACCCGGGCACAAGAGTTTCAACGACGATGCCTCCAGGGAGGAGAATGACGCCAGAACGCCATCATCATCAACCAAGACAGAGCTCGGCAGGGCTTTCGCCCAAATCTTGTGCCAAGGAGCGACTTCACCAATCTGACCGACCATGGGGAGGATGCAAGAAGAGGTTCTTCAACGATGCCTTCAACAAGGGAAGACCGAAAGTGTCAATCATCGCTGACCCAGTCAAAACTGAGCAGAGCTTTCGCTCCGAACCATTGCAAGAGATCCCGAAGACGAGGCAACAAGCGGCGTGAAACCAACTGCTTGAGCCCTGGACAGCTCGCACGAGCAGTGGGCACAACGCCGGTCGTTAGGCAGAATAGAAGCTACCGAcagcgccaccggccgccgcgacgaCGGGAGGCGCGCACCGACAGCGCCGGTCGCCCTCACACGCCGCGGAGCTGGACGGACTCGCCCTCGGCGACGGAAGGCACGCGCCGACAACGCCGAGCCCCGACCAGCAGTCGTGTGGCCcagggcggcgacggccggcaCCGCGAGGCGAAGGGGAGGTGGAGCCGCCAGATCCGCCCCCAAGGAGCCCCGGATCTGGCCGGCAGGCCTTGCTTGGACgccggagaaggaggaggagggtaggGAGAAGGCGGCGGGCCCCGAGCCACCGGCGTGCAGGACGAAAGGGGTGGGGCCACCAGATCCGCCCCCCGGGAGTACAGACCCGGCCGTCGGGCGGCTGAGAAACCTTGCCGGAGAAGGAGAGCTGGAGGGGGTGTGGCAGGGGACGACCTGGGCGGCGAGCACCAGCCCCGCACTGCGCGCTCGCGACCAACAAGGGGaagagcctcgccgccgccgtcaccagGGCCACGCGGGGCTTCCTGGCAGCGCCCTCTGGTAGcggcgagggggagggagaggtggtgtggggcggcggctagggtttgctgCCGCCCGAGTCGCCCGAGCGGGGGTGGgcgacgcgggggggggggattgTGTGGGGACCTTTCAAAAGAGAGAACATTGCCGGCAGGCAGGCATCCGTCTCATGAACAGATCCTCAGTGCTGTATCTTGATTCATTTGCAGGTGCTTAAAGCTGAACCCAAAGGACAGAAAGAGATATAATGAGAAGGAGCGTGTCTCTCTCAAGCTTAAGCTGATGCGAACTTCAGTGAAACCTGACACTGTCATAGAGGCATCTTTCAAGTTTCTTGATATATGATCAGTCCTTTGGAAAGCACAGGGAGCATCTAGGTAAATAAAATAGCAGCTTATATCTGATAGAGATAACTTATTGCTTCAGGAACACTGAATCAACATTCCTGATTACACTGTGAGATATAACTTGCCTCCGCGTCTTCTTTGCGCGTACCGCTGCGAGCCCACAAGGCCACGAGCCACACGATGACGCCATAAAAATGTTACTACTTCGTCCGAGAAATCAGGAACGGCTCATTTCATGCTTGAAAATGTGAAAAGAAAGAGACATAGAGTCACACTACCAGCTGATCCATCCCATGTCCTTGTTGACCATGAGTGCAAGACAGAAGTGCAGAAATTACACGCAAAGAAAACCTTACCCCTTATGCGCGCCCCcactttgtgtttttttttattattttgagGAAAACTACGGCAGCCCTTGGGCTACCTAAACTTTATTGATTAAGCGTCAAACTTATTACACGGTAATACAGGCGTTGATTTGATTAGAGTGGCAgccagaagaagaggaagagaaggaaGGTAAGAAAAACCAAAGAGAtttatgcattgtacatttgtACTGCTCTGCAGTCTGGCTCAGAAGATCAAATcgatttttttctcgaaaatGTATTTGGAAATTGGAATTATCAGAACACGTGTGCCACAGTACATACTACGATAAAAAAACAGTTTTACACGTGTATTCAGGAACAGTACACCGTATACAGACCACTACGAACTGTAAGGGGAACCAACAAAATTTTGCAGCCCCCAGCCAGTACTCCAGTGTAACCAGCCGACGCTTCCATATGGCGGTGCCAAGCAATCGAATTCGATCCATCCATCTTGTCCAAAGAATCAGGACATGAATCCCCTGCCCTTATTCACACAAAAATTTGCAGGCCCTGCGGCCCCAGAACGCTGATGGCGCGATCCACTCACCCCTCGGGCTTTCCACGGAAGCAGCGAGGCTAGCTCACCCTCTGCGCCGCGGCCGACCTGCTCGCCCTCTTGCTCTCGTGGATCTTGGCGTACACCCGCTTCGTCCTGACGCAGAGCAGGACGTCGAGGCCGACCCCGACTACGCAGGCGACGGCCATGATCAGGAACACGAGGCGGTAGCAGTGCGCGCCGACGCAGGTGTTGCCGCCGCCGGGCACCGCGGTGGCCTCCGCGTCGTACAGGAGGCCCGCCAGCAGGCccgagaagaggaaggagccCAGGGGCAGGTTGAGGATGAGGATGTTGTAGATGAGGCCGTAGTACTTGAGCCCGAACAGCTCGGACGCCGTCGGCACCGTGACCGCCAGCCGGACGCCGTAGCAGGCGCCGACGACCACCGAGCCGATGAAGAGGGAGCCCGGCATGGCCAGGGCCATCACGATGTAGCCCACGGCCATGAGGACCTGCGAGGCCGCGTTCCACAGCGGGCGTGGTATCGCCCTTGTCCTGAATAATTCAGACATTGAGCATTCAGGAGGTCAGAACTATATCAGAATCAGGCGAGCAAAATGGTTAACAATAACAAGCCAGTTGCAATCATCAAGCATGCATCGACTGTCACATTATTCAAAGAGGTCCAGAAATCCCAAAAGACATCGACAGTGCTATAGCAATGTCAAGTTGCAAAAGCTTCTAAAAGTGAATCTGATCTTCTCGTTTTCTCATAACCATGACAGTTGCGTATCATGAAACAAAACAGAGGTGATGGCGCATTATCTATGTGAAACATCAAACATCACCTAATACTGAATCTGACAAGTCGACTGCGCTACCAGGCTTAAAGAAAGCTGGAACTGGCTTTGAAGGGAATGGCTTGCCAAGAAGTATCCGATAAGAAAAGGGCACATTCGATACAAGTCGATACAAAGAGGCACGGCGCCACTATCACAGGAAAAGGACATGCACTTAAAACTTACGGTAGTCAGTTGCTTTATTCCTTACCCACCCCCTACATCCGTCAGCTACTTTACTCATCCTTGTTTTTACCATGATGCGCCTAACGTGTACAGTTAATATATTCCCAATTGGCTGTTAACGCGGCATATATAATACTAATCGCACCGCACCATGGTCGTTCAACTGCCTAAATGTAAATAAATCACACCACCTTGGAGGTAAACAAAGCAACAGATGCTTAGTTGCCCACAAATGGTGCACCACCTAATCTTAATCGAAGTGCCTAAATTATTCCTTGTTCTCTCAGTCATAGAAAGTACTCCCTACTCCGGTATGAAGTAACAAAACGACcatgttaatttttttttaaaaaaaaactgaccATGCCGATTTTTTCTAAGCGAGGCGCGGCATTGATTTTTCCAGGCGGAGCCCACTATCCACCACCGACTCCGAACCACTACGGACGGACGGTCCAATGACGAACAGAGGCGTGGGGAATTTCTATTTCCAGTTCCAGTTCTATGATCGTGATCTAGTCTCATTTCGGTTCGGAGGATCTCGAGTTCCATGATTCTCGATTCCATGTCAACTTCAGCGCAGATGGTGCCGGAGGAAATGCATGGGATTGGGAGGCTGGGGAGGAGCGTAACGTACCTGATGAAGTGCTCGGAGATGGTGCCGGATGCGATGCGGCCGAAGAATCCCCAGATGCTGGTCATGGAGACGAAGAGGGAAACGTCGTCGTAGCCCATGGCCACGCCCATCTGCCCCAGGTTGTTCATCACGGCCAGCCCCGTGCCAACGCCCATCAGGAAGGACGCGAACATCAGCCAGAAGTCCAGCGACGTCAGCGCCTCCGCGATCGTGTGCTCCTCCCCGAGCCGCGGCCGCTCACCAGGCGCCCGCGCCTTGTCCTCCTCGCTCATccccgccgccttcgccgcgACGAGGAGCGGAGCGGCCGCGGCGTCCAGGGACTCCGCCTCCTCGAGGTCGGCGTTCGCGGCCTTGCGAGCCTTCATCCACGATTTCCACGCCAGGAGCGCCGGCACGGCGCCGGGGGACGCGATGAGGACCAGGAGCACGGCCACGAAGACGCCCGagacgaccccgccgccgccgccgacgcccgtgAGGTCCGCGGCGAGGAGGTACAGAGCGATGGCCACGGCGAGCGAGTTGATCGCGGCGAAGCAGCGCCCGTCTTCCGCCTCGTCCGCGGTAgcgcccgcggcgccgccggcggggcccTCGCGGAGGAACACCATGGCGAGCGCGCAGACCGCGGCCGGCACGACGGCGAGCATGACGAGGAACGAGGCCGGGTTGTCGGCGAAGAGCGCGGAGCAGATGTCGGTGAAGACGGCGGTGCTGAGGCCGACGTATCCCTTGAGCAGGCCGGACACGGGCCCCCTGCTGCGGCGGAAGTTGCGGATGCAGGTGACGAGCACGGCGGTGTTCATCCAGGTGGTGCTGTTGCCGCCGAGGCAGAGGAAGACGCACATCTGCCAGTAGGGGAGTGGCGCGACGGTCCCGGACACGACCATCCACTGCGCGCCGTAGCCGAGGAGGCCCTCGAGGGAGCCGATGGCGAGGAGGAGCCAGGTGGGGACGCGGTCGGAGGCGAGCCCCGCGAGGAGGCCGAACGCCTTGCCGACGTCCTTGGCGACGGAGAGGCCGTTGAGCTGCAGCTGGGTGAGGCCCATGAGCGTCTTGAGCGCGTCCGAGTAGTTGGAGAAGGTGTAGTTGTTGCCGGAGATGCACTGCACCCACACCGCCGTCACCAGGCCGAGCCACCGCCCCCACCGCGTCCCCGCCATTgcgtccagcgccgccgccaccatctccaCTCCTCGCGCCGCTTCAAACGCTCCGACCCGCCAATCGCGCACGGGCGCTTGCTTCAAGGTGGCGCGGGCGCCGCCAGAGGCTTGGGTTTGGGGGGTTTGGGCGCTTGCTGCTTGGCCGCGTCCGGGGCAGGAGGACGACGAtacggggaggggagggaggcggcAAGCAGGGGCGGTGAAGGCGCGTCGCTTTCCGCGCCTGCTGCTGCGTGCGTGAGATGAGATAGACAGGGGTCCGTGCCTGCGTGCGGGGAGGCGTCGCGATGCGTGCGTCTCGGCACCGTCGGGGTTTAGTGGGAAATGTGACTATGTGAGTAGTAAGCAGGAGCTAGGTGAGCCGGGCATGGCCGCATGGGGGTCGCTTTTTTATAGAGCCTGAAAGGCTGCTGGGATTTTGGGCGGTACCGGGGTTAATTTAGTCCGGATCAGTAGAGGTGTGATGGGATGTTTGATGGTTTGGTCGTGTTTTCCTAATTTTCTGCGAGAAGATGGTTTTGCGATGATTGTGTGCCGAAGAGGACAATTTGTTTCCATTGATTAGGTTCAGATTACTGCGCGTATGGTTTGTAGTATGATATTTTGTCCTGGTCGGCAGTATCTTCTGGTGTTACTGCTGGAGTATCAGCTATCAAATGCACAAATCAAAGCATATAATCTTTATATTGAAATTGTAGATGAATAATGCATGCATGTAATAATCCACCACGCAAAAATTGGGCTTAGAAAAAAATGGAGTAAATGGTAATGGGTTATCAGTTTTCACTTTTGTAGCCGGCCAGTGACGCAACCGTGGATTTGATAGCATGCACTATCTATAGCTCAGTTTGAAAATGAAAACTCGTTTAGCTTAGCAACTTAGCACGCGACTGGACAAGGTAACGATTACGGCGTCCAACTCGTTTCGTCGTCTCTTGCAAATTACTCCAGCCGCCTCGTGCATTCCCTGGTTCCGCAACGGCAGCGGCAGGGTGCCAGGGACCGCCACACCCCTCTCGCTTTAACTGCCAGGAAACCGCTCCGGCTTCCTCTCGCTTGCACTCCGCTCCAACCATTCGGAACACGCACAGCTAGCGAACGAAGCGTGCTGTCCGAACCCAAAACCGGATGAATCTTCGGAACAAAAGAGCTCGTCGCAACCAATCATCCGCACGCAAAGCAAGACGCACAAACGCCTGCGGGCTGCCTGTCTGTCCACGTATAGCTGTTCCGGCGGCGCGTGAAATCTTCTGAAACCACGCATCGCATCATGAAAATAGCAGGACTACATGGTTGCTTGCGGGTGCCCGCCCCCGTGAGCATCCGCAAGACGACGAGCATGTTTCGGACGTGGCGCCGAAGGTGTACAATCAAACTTTTCttctttattattattttattatcactttttttattatttttcctgcCACCTTTGTCTTGTTCTCTTGGAGCACGGCTTGTATTGCGAGTAGCGACGGTGCGTCTTCGTCTCTTCGATGCTCAAAAACGAAAGGTAAACTTGTAAAACCACCCGTACTGTACGCCACATGTGGGGTTTAAGATGTTCCCGATCCATTGTCGTGTTGCAAGACCTCTTGGTCTAGCTTTATTGGGTGAAACACCTCACTAGTCACTACCAAATACTACCAATCTCGGCGGATTTTGCCCGTTTTAGTCAGTTGGAGCTGAACTGTACATGTCTAGGCTTCCGAGACAAGTTTATTTAAATGGCTGGATTAGGCTTATTCATCATGTCCTAAgagaatttttgttttttttttgcaaaaaaagttTGTCTCTCATTGagatttttttatgaaaattgaTAATTTTTATAAGTCTTAACTACCATAGAGACTATATTGGCAGCAACAAATTGATAAACACATGAAACTGAATTTGTGTACGGCATCTTCCTTCAACGGAAACGAGTACCTTTTGGTCTAGTGGGGGATCTCAGGTTCTCAGATCTGTTAACATGCAAAGGTGGGTCTTTCTAATTCCTCTCTCGGAAAATAGGAGGGACCCCACCGCTTGAACTTTTCACCGCGACCGCCCCCTGCCACGGGACGGGCTGCTggctcggcgccggcgctgaGAAAGCGGGGGGCAGGCACGGGACGCGACGTGTGATCTGCTGAGGTGGTGGGACTTGGAACTCCGAAGCCTGCGGCACGTGCGCGCGCCTCGTTGTCCCCCTGTGCCGCCGGTTTTCTTTCCCCGGGCGCCGGGCGGccgacgcgcggcgcggcgagccagGGAGAAGGCAGACGATCGAGGAAACTGGACACGAGGCGTCACGCATGCCGCCCAAGTTTTTCAGTTCCGCTTCCGCATGTGCTTTGCTTCGCCGCGCCGCGATGCACGTAGGGCCCGGGCCGCCGGCCGAGGAAGCCAACTTCGCTAGCGCCCCCACCCCGCTGTCTCCTTCGCCTCCGGCGTGGGTCGAGCACGCCAGCTCGATCGTTCAAAACCCGTCGTCCATGCCTCGCTCTCGGCGAGCCGGCGTGGCGTGACACGCTGCCACGCTGGTGCTGACCGTGACCTTCGTTTGCCGCGCGCGGGCGCCGGTTTCCGGAGGAAGCAAAGCGCGGTCGGAGTTCGCGCGCCGGCCGACCGGCGGCGCCTACCGCGCGGCCGCGGTTGCGTTGCCGAAGCGATGGGCTGTTTCGCGCCCATGCCGACGGGATGGCCTGGATGGAGAACACGGATACTGAccgctgcgggctgcggcggcaccTTCCCTGGTTCGCAAGGACAGATTCCAGGTAGcgacaaaaaaaagagagaccaGATTTCAGGTCGGTCGTTTTCGGACAGCTTGTCAGACTGGAAATTGCATTGCCAGGCACTCAGATGACTTTGATCCTTCGAACAGGCGCGCAGCAACTCAAGCTGCTCAGGTGAAAATACGCTGTAGTCACGGTGGCATGGCATCGATCTGGGCGTGACGCTGAGGGCTGAGGTAGATCCGATCGGAGGGTTATGCGAGAATCTTTTGCTCGCGGTAGCTCACATCCAGGCGCGGCCAAAAAGTGGTACTACCATAACCATCCGAGGCTGTGACTGTCGTGCTACAGCGTGTGCTGTGGTGGATCGCTGTTGGGGCGTCAAATCTTGACGCCATCCGCGCAAAAAGTCGCAGCCTGCAATGAGCGTTATcttgaacacacacacacagagagagtcGGTCAGGTTCAGGCTCCCGTTTCCACGAAGACTGACGGGAGAGACAAGAGTGGCAGTGCCTGGGCTGGCCCGCCGGAAGAAGCCGGACGGGGAATCAGGCGGACGGGACCAGAACCCGATACTCCAAAGATCGCGTCGGCCGTACACGACAGCGACCGTCGTGTCGTTTCGTGGTGAAAGCGCGCGCCGCCAAAACCTCAATCTCGTCCCGGGCCGGACCGGCCGGGCGCCCGTTCGGTGTTCGAACGGCCGCCGCGACCGTCTGGTTAATCGCCGCCATCTCTGCACTTGCTGTTATTATGCACTAACCAGACGGTCGCGGTGTTAGGTACGGTGAAGCCAAGCATTTTTCATTTGACGATGCATCGCTACTCGCTAGTCTCCATCTCGTAAGATGTACGGGTAAGCATTTCCTTGCTGTCGACCGTCAGACGGGGGGAAGTTGCGCACGGCATTACGAtcaaatcaaaaaaaaaagagaaaagaaaaccagagTGCGTTGTACGTCTGCATCCTGCCACAGCGGTTTTTCTGAATCCGCCGGCGTGATACTCTTCTGATTGCtgcagggcgccgccgcgttTGACAGCTGCAGATACGTACGGTGCACATGGTCCCGGACTCCAGGCCGGTGCGCGATCGGCTATCGGCATCATCGGCGGCGGCTGAGCTGCAGCTAGCTGTCCTGTTGCTCTCCTTATCAGATCGGCCGGCTCGGGACACTGACATGtgagttgctgctgctgctgataaGCATAGGCCGCCTGCATTCGTTTTCGCCGTGCATTTCCCCTCCCGTTTTCCTCCGCTGCCTGTGGTGCTGCTCCTACTCCGTACGTGTTGTCGGCGGCGAGGGCAATCCCGACACGGCTGGCGCTCGAAATTGAGGCGCGTCTCCGTCGTGACCTCGATGGGAAAATGGCGTTGTGCTACCGACAGGCACGCTGCTGCCATCGCCGACTTGACGTCTTGCCGAGTGGCGAGTGCCCTGCCCTCAGCGGGCTGCGGCCGTGTTGTCTCGCCATCTATCTTCAGCAGTTCAGGAATTTGGGACATTGTTCTTCAGAAAAAATAGAAAGGGTTTTGCGTCCGAAACTGCAGGGTCGCGCGCTTGGTCGCTCACGGAGTGAGGGCACTGTTCTTGCGTCCGGAAACAATGCAGGATCGCGTGACGGTTTGATCGGGTAGCCGTGCAAGCTGCAGAGCCCGCGGCTTGGCATGATCACCATCTGGCCGGGGCCGAACAAGGAATAAACTGCATGAGATGGGCACAGGATGGGCATTAGGAAATGGTTCGTCGGAACAGGCCCGGCAGGTCTCTGCCATACTCTCTTTACGCGTCGATCTTATCTGCTGAAGCCGGGCGTGACCAGCTGCCCGGTGCTTCAAGTGCTGTTGTGACCTTTTTGCGCACGTTTTCATTAGGCAGGACCATGGTGCGTGGTGCTGCTGGAACCGCAGGAATCTCTTGCTGTCTGTATCCCAAGGAGGCAGCCGCACACAGTCCTGGCCGCACAAGATGGTCCATAAAATGCAGCGATGGATTTTTCCTGAATTGGAAAAACGCGCTCGTTCGCGCGGTGCATTTACGTGCCATCTTTGACCGCTCCTTGATTTTCCACCACAGCattgaggccctgtttagtttccaaaaaattcctataGTACCTGTTacatcgaatttttagacacatgcatggagcattaaatacaattgcaaaatataactaattatacagtctaactgattagcatgagatgaatcttttaagtctaattagtctatgattggacatcatttatcaagtaacaacgaaatgtgctataatatcaaaatccaaaccttttcaccaactaaacacaccctgagtTTGGTCGTTTGGACGTGCAAAATGCGTTCTACACCGCACGATGTGTGTGTGTAGAATCAATCTGTTCTGCTGGCTGcgactggtggctggtgctggtttgttgtgagagaaaattactgctggctggctggtgactggtggctggtgttggtttggtgtgagagaaaaatactgttggttggCTGGAAAAgcagccagcagaacagagcCAATGCTTGCAGCATTGGGCAGCCTACAACTTCCACTCGTACCTCGTGTGGTCGATGGATGATATTAGAGTATCTCCAGCAAAGTACTCACTCTTCTTCTCGATactaaaaatttatttttttgtaaTGAAAGGTGCTCTAGCATCAatactaaaatattttttagtgaTCGCTAAAATATACCTCCCTCTTGCTTAAATGTAGGGAATTCCCCCCTCCATCCTATACTCTGAGTAATCCGCTACGCACTGGCTACAAAAATataagaaaaatattattggtgttgagaaaaaaatatataaaatatgaGAGATAAATAATTTGCTGGAGACGCTCTTATACCGCTAAGTACATCCGAGCACCTTTTTTTATTGCATCGTTG
This window contains:
- the LOC120685540 gene encoding protein NUCLEAR FUSION DEFECTIVE 4-like, whose amino-acid sequence is MVAAALDAMAGTRWGRWLGLVTAVWVQCISGNNYTFSNYSDALKTLMGLTQLQLNGLSVAKDVGKAFGLLAGLASDRVPTWLLLAIGSLEGLLGYGAQWMVVSGTVAPLPYWQMCVFLCLGGNSTTWMNTAVLVTCIRNFRRSRGPVSGLLKGYVGLSTAVFTDICSALFADNPASFLVMLAVVPAAVCALAMVFLREGPAGGAAGATADEAEDGRCFAAINSLAVAIALYLLAADLTGVGGGGGVVSGVFVAVLLVLIASPGAVPALLAWKSWMKARKAANADLEEAESLDAAAAPLLVAAKAAGMSEEDKARAPGERPRLGEEHTIAEALTSLDFWLMFASFLMGVGTGLAVMNNLGQMGVAMGYDDVSLFVSMTSIWGFFGRIASGTISEHFIRTRAIPRPLWNAASQVLMAVGYIVMALAMPGSLFIGSVVVGACYGVRLAVTVPTASELFGLKYYGLIYNILILNLPLGSFLFSGLLAGLLYDAEATAVPGGGNTCVGAHCYRLVFLIMAVACVVGVGLDVLLCVRTKRVYAKIHESKRASRSAAAQRVS